A window of Nicotiana tabacum cultivar K326 chromosome 24, ASM71507v2, whole genome shotgun sequence contains these coding sequences:
- the LOC107810166 gene encoding cold shock protein 2 has protein sequence MASESDQGRRIKGSVKWFNDQKGFGFITPDDGGEDLFVHQSGIKSEGFRSLAEGEVVEFEVESGDDGRTKADNVTGPDGAPVQGGGHGGSGGGGGGGRYGGGGGYGGGGGGRYGGGDAGYGGGRYGGDGGYGGGGGNRYGGGGGYGSGGGGGSGCYKCGEEGHFARECTQGGGGGYGSGGGGYGSGGGGYGDSGGGGRYGGSGGGGGGGCFKCGEEGHFARECPNSSGR, from the coding sequence ATGGCGTCGGAGAGTGATCAGGGACGTAGGATCAAGGGATCCGTGAAATGGTTCAATGATCAAAAGGGTTTCGGTTTCATTACTCCTGATGACGGCGGTGAAGATTTGTTTGTTCATCAATCTGGTATCAAATCTGAAGGCTTTCGTAGCTTAGCTGAAGGTGAAGTTGTTGAGTTTGAAGTTGAGTCTGGTGATGATGGCCGTACTAAGGCTGATAATGTTACTGGACCGGATGGTGCACCTGTTCAAGGTGGTGGCCATGGCGGAAGCGGTGGAGGCGGCGGCGGGGGTCGATATGGTGGTGGAGGTGGATATGGCGGCGGTGGAGGTGGTAGATATGGTGGAGGTGATGCTGGTTACGGAGGTGGTCGGTATGGAGGTGACGGTGGATACGGCGGCGGTGGTGGTAATAGGTATGGTGGAGGCGGCGGATATGGCAGCGGCGGCGGTGGTGGAAgcgggtgttataagtgtggagaaGAAGGGCATTTTGCGAGGGAATGTACTCAGGGCGGCGGCGGCGGTTATGGTAGTGGAGGCGGCGGATATGGCAGCGGCGGCGGTGGATATGGTGATAGTGGCGGAGGAGGGAGATATGGTGGTAGTGGcggaggaggtggtggtggttGTTTCAAGTGCGGGGAAGAAGGGCATTTTGCACGTGAATGCCCTAACAGCAGTGGTCGTTGA
- the LOC107815664 gene encoding uncharacterized protein LOC107815664, with the protein MHISTDLFECLIVSSSSWFILKMGAEVSKQVERRKSIHTQKKILYDLKEKNGCNFPGCDYHVQDRKNWIIPSASARTHDSATNNIGIPFISRPFAQCQSLSIYEQLVIGARVLDIRVQEDRRICHGILLSYNVDVVINDVKKFLSETHSEIIILELRTEFGHDDPPDFDKYLEDQLGEFLIHQDDNVFNKAIAELLPKRIICVWKPRKSPQPKHGSPLWSSCYLKDNWIDTDLPETKFESNMKHLSEQPPVTSRKFFYRVENTVTPQADNPVLCVKPVTDRIHPYARLFVMECIARGYGDRLQIFSSDFIDEDFVDACIGLTNARIEEKF; encoded by the exons tcgtttcttcttcttcttggtttATTCTGAAAATGGGTGCTGAGGTGAGTAAACAGGTGGAAAGACGAAAATCTATTCATACTCAGAAGAAAATCTTGTATGATCTCAAGGAGAAAAATGGATGCAACTTTCCTGGTTGTGATTATCATGTACAAGACAGAAAAAATTGGAT AATTCCATCCGCCTCTGCACGTACACATGATTCAGCAACTAACAATATAGGCATCCCATTCATTTCTCGCCCTTTTGCTCAATGCCAATCTCTGTCCATTTATGAACAACTAGTAATTGGCGCTCGCGTCCTTGATATCCGTGTTCAAGAAGATCGTCGTATATGCCATGGCATCCTTCTTTCCTACAATGTTGACGTCGTTATCAACGACGTCAAAAAATTTCTGTCTGAAACACATTCAGAGATAATAATCCTAGAACTTCGTACTGAATTCGGCCATGATGATCCCCCGGATTTCGACAAGTACCTAGAGGATCAGCTAGGAGAATTTCTCATCCACCAAGATGACAATGTTTTCAACAAGGCTATTGCAGAGTTATTGCCAAAGAGGATAATATGTGTTTGGAAACCAAGAAAATCACCTCAGCCAAAACATGGAAGTCCGTTATGGAGTTCATGTTACCTAAAAGATAACTGGATAGATACTGACTTACCTGAAACGAAGTTCGAGAGTAACATGAAGCATTTGAGTGAGCAGCCACCTGTAACATCCCGGAAATTCTTTTACAGAGTGGAGAATACGGTCACACCACAGGCTGATAATCCAGTCCTGTGTGTGAAACCTGTGACAGATCGGATTCATCCGTATGCGAGGCTGTTTGTTATGGAATGTATTGCTCGAGGTTATGGTGATCGGTTGCAGATATTTTCATCAGACTTTATAGATGAAGATTTTGTGGATGCATGCATTGGTCTTACAAATGCAAGGATTGAAGAGAAGTTCTGA